The genomic interval GCTGAACCACTAACATGAATCTTGTTTCCGTGGCCTAAACATGCTCCGACCGTCGAGGCTCTAACTTTGATACACAGCAGTGCCCACCAAGGAAAATACCTTATTAAAAGGCATGTTACAGCTAATTGCTAGGTTAGCGATCCATTAAATAATGGCATGGGCGTGCAATTATGCCAAGATCCACCGTCAGATTAAACCGCATCTTTTTGATTGGTTCTTGCTGCCAATTGCTGGAACAAGATAATGTGATGACTCATCTCAAGGACAGTAGGCACAGAAAACAGTGTACTAAACATGAGAAGACTTTAGCGTTGTGATCTCTACGCTTCTGGCAGATCTCAAGGCATAGCAGACAACATGTGGGAGATGCAATGGCATGATTCTTCCTGTCTACCTATCAGATGCTACAACACAGCTGTACACATCTTCTGTATAAATAGGCGGCAGCGGACTGGTGTATACATCAAACAAGAAGCTCTTATTTTCTGCTTCTCCTCCTCTCATTCACCACAAGACAGCGATAAGCTTCAAGCTCAGATATGGCTTTCCACCAAAGATCGATAAGTTTGCCTTCTAGGCCTCACGTCAGTGAGACCGAAGTCGAGGAAGAGCTCCACCACCTAGAAGCAAGCCTCTCTTCCTCcagttccatcagcacgatgtGCGATGGTCTTAGGAGTCTTGCAAACATCTACGATGGTCTTGAAGAGATTATCTGCCTACTAAGCAACCAAGTTTGCTCCTCCCAGAAGAGGAACATGTTGGATGGAGAGATGGGATGCTCCATTGAGCTCTTAGATCTCTGCAGCACCATGCAAGAGACCTTCACTGAGATGATGGTCATCATCCAAGAGCTTCAACTGGCTCTACGAAAAGGAGATGATGCTGCACCTCTTCCTCTAATTCCATCAGCACGATGTGCGATGGTCTCAGGACTCTTGCAAACATCTACGATGGTCTTGAAGAAATCATCTGCCTACCAACCAACCAAGTTTGCTCCTCTGCTGGGAGGAGCATGTTGGATGGAGAAATAGACGGTTCTCTTGAGCTGCTAGATCTCTGCAACGCCATGCAAGAGATCTTCGTCGAGATGAAGGCCATCATCCAAGAGCTGCAATTGGCTGTAAGGAAAGGTGATGACGCAGCTACTCAGGCCAAGATCCAATCCTACACCCGCTTGGTGAAGAAGTCAAAGAATCTTTTCAAGAAGACTGCGAAGAAGGCTCCTGCAGATTGTAGCATGGTCATGCTGTTGGCCAAGGCTAGAGAGATCTCTGTGTCTCTGCTGGAGTCCACACTCCATCTCTTGTCGAAGCAAATTGAAATGCCAAAGCAGTCTCTTGTCTGCAAGGCATTTTACAAGAAGAAGGCCGTTGTTTGCGAGGAGGAGAAATTGCAGGAGTTAGAGTGCAGCATCCAAGATCTTCAGAATGGAGCAGGAAATCTGTTTAGGAAATTAGTCCAGAACAGAGTTTCTCTTCTAAACATTCTTAGCTCATAGATACTACACATCACTCTACTCACTGTGATTGGCATCCGCCTTTTTGAGGATGATCCGATCTTGAGACAGTTTTGCCATATGTATAGAGTACAAACGTACAGAAATTATAGAAACAAAGACCAAAGTTTCGATCCATCTCAGATTTTGCGATATTGATAAAATCTCTTTGGGCTTTGTGATGAATATATGCATGACAAGAGGAAATGTGTATGATGTGAATCCATCATGTAGTTGCTAGGTTTTTGTTATTGGTCTTTTTTGTGGTAAATGTTAACAGTAAAATGATTATAGACCTACATGTAAGTTTTTTTACAAGTTAACATTACCTTAAGATTCTTTTTTATCTGTACCTTAAGATTCTTGATTAGTACACAATCTTGATTAGCCAGGTCGAAGCCACATGGTTGATGGTTGCGCAAGATTCCCTTCAAAGATGCAAATGCTGTCCATCATAAGCTCAGTTATTATTTTGGTATGTATCTACCTTCTTATTCTTATTCATATATGATAATTTTGCAGTGCTGCTAAAATCATATAGCTAATTTTCATGGATAGATTAAGTTAAAGAATGAAATAAAAAATGTTCTTAACAACAAAAATAATCCATATGCACATATGAAAATAAATTATATGCTGGTATCTTCTGCATAATTTTATTTTATGTTCGATGGGAGATAATTATTGGATTGAGCATCATGAATTTATGAGATACCATATCCTAATGTTAACACATTAACAACAATAAAATCTATACTGTAAAATAGAAATATTTTGCCTCATCAAGGCATGGTACTATATTTTTGTTTGTTTCTTCGCCCCTCTTACATTGTATACGAACGCCAGTAAAATCCATTACAACCCTATACACTAAAAAAACTCATTCAGCTAAGAATTCGTGACGAAATTTACCAACATATTTGTCCAAAAACCTTAGAACCATGCCTGTTCAACTATTATCTTGACACTCAATGGCGACAACATATAT from Triticum urartu cultivar G1812 unplaced genomic scaffold, Tu2.1 TuUngrouped_contig_6856, whole genome shotgun sequence carries:
- the LOC125531175 gene encoding uncharacterized protein LOC125531175; the protein is MAFHQRSISLPSRPHVSETEVEEELHHLEASLSSSSSISTITMCDGLRTLANIYDGLEEIICLPTNQVCSSAGRSMLDGEIDGSLELLDLCNAMQEIFVEMKAIIQELQLAVRKGDDAATQAKIQSYTRLVKKSKNLFKKTAKKAPADCSMVMLLAKAREISVSLLESTLHLLSKQIEMPKQSLVCKAFYKKKAVVCEEEKLQELECSIQDLQNGAGNLFRKLVQNRVSLLNILSS